From one Humulus lupulus chromosome 8, drHumLupu1.1, whole genome shotgun sequence genomic stretch:
- the LOC133798343 gene encoding UDP-glycosyltransferase 76F1-like gives MEQQQRKGLRLVLFPLPFQGHINPLLELATILHSKGFSITLIHINFNSPNPSNHPHFTFHSISHGLSETEATTSDAISLITLLNIKCVEPFRECLASLISNALDEPIACLISDAMFHFSRAVAENFKLPRLVIRTTSATSFGVFPAFPLLLEKGYLPIQDSRLEELVVEFPPLKVKDLPVIKMRDQEKFYELISRVVSETKASSGLIWNTFEELEQPALDSLTKKLSIPMFPIGPFHKYNLAYSSSSLLAEDQSSISWLNTQPPVSVIYVSFGSLAVLSEAEFLEIAWGLANSEQPFLWVVRPGLVHGSEWLEPLPNGFIENLGGRGHIVKWAPQQQVLAHLAVGAFWTHSGWNSTMECICEGVPMICRPSFIDQKVNAKFVSHVWNVGVQLEDEILERGEIERMITKLMKEKEGEEIRCRVSKLKDMALSCLKQGGSSYKYLDSLVNHIQSLGHSNL, from the exons ATGGAACAACAACAAAGAAAAGGCCTGAGATTGGTACTCTTCCCTCTACCATTTCAAGGGCATATAAACCCATTGCTTGAGCTGGCCACCATTTTGCACTCAAAAGGATTTTCCATCACTCTCATCCACATCAACTTCAACTCTCCCAACCCTTCTAATCACCCTCACTTCACATTCCACTCCATCTCCCATGGCTTATCGGAGaccgaggccaccaccagcgatgCCATTTCTCTGATTACCCTTCTCAACATCAAATGTGTTGAACCCTTTAGGGAGTGTTTAGCTAGTTTGATCTCCAATGCTTTGGACGAGCCCATAGCTTGCTTGATCTCTGACGCCATGTTCCACTTCTCTCGAGCTGTGGCCGAGAATTTTAAGCTGCCGAGGCTCGTTATAAGAACAACGAGCGCCACTTCTTTTGGAGTTTTCCCTGCTTTTCCACTTCTGCTTGAAAAGGGTTATCTCCCAATACAAG ATTCCCGACTAGAAGAGTTAGTGGTAGAATTCCCACCTCTAAAAGTTAAAGACCTACCGGTGATAAAAATGCGAGATCAAGAAAAATTCTATGAACTAATAAGTAGAGTGGTGAGTGAGACTAAGGCCTCCTCAGGCCTCATTTGGAACACATTCGAAGAACTTGAACAACCAGCACTGGACTCGTTAACCAAAAAACTCTCGATTCCAATGTTCCCAATAGGCCCATTTCACAAATACAACTTGGCTTATTCTTCAAGTAGCTTGTTAGCCGAAGACCAAAGCTCCATCTCATGGCTCAACACTCAGCCACCAGTTTCAGTCATCTATGTGAGCTTTGGGAGTCTTGCAGTATTGAGTGAGGCTGAGTTTTTGGAAATAGCATGGGGTCTAGCCAATAGCGAGCAGCCCTTCTTGTGGGTCGTTAGGCCCGGGTTGGTGCATGGCTCGGAGTGGCTCGAACCATTACCAAATGGGTTTATAGAGAACTTGGGGGGACGTGGACACATAGTGAAATGGGCCCCACAACAACAAGTCCTGGCCCACTTAGCCGTTGGAGCATTTTGGACTCACAGTGGGTGGAATTCCACGATGGAGTGTATTTGTGAAGGGGTTCCGATGATTTGTAGGCCAAGTTTCATTGATCAAAAGGTTAATGCCAAATTTGTGAGCCATGTATGGAACGTGGGAGTTCAGTTGGAGGATGAGATTTTGGAAAGAGGAGAGATAGAGAGAATGATTACAAAATTGATGAAGGAGAAAGAAGGAGAGGAGATAAGATGTAGAGTATCAAAGTTGAAGGACATGGCACTTAGTTGCTTGAAACAAGGTGGTTCTTCCTACAAATATTTAGACAGCTTGGTTAACCACATTCAGTCATTAGGTCATTCGAATCTTTAG